GAAGCACGAGCAAGCAAAAATATGCATATCTCATTTATGTATTCTCATACGTAACAAATAGTTCTAAAAGCTGCTAATTCTGAAAAACGTGAGTGTAAAGATATTAGCTATGTGTAGAGATATTGCGTATAAAGACTTTGCTTGAGTTACTCGCCTAATCCCTTCTAGAATTAAACATAAATTGATTTTGTGAAAAATTTATTACTAGACTTGCTCAGGTCAGGGGGGAAAATGATGAGCCGTCCAATAATTCTTGGTATTGTCGGCGACAGCGCCGCCGGAAAAACAACACTAACACGGGGTATCGCTCAGGTACTCGGCCCAGAGAATGTGACGATTATCTGCACAGATGATTACCACCGTTACGATCGCAAACAACGTGCGGAAATCGGAATCACTGCTCTTCACCCTGACTGCAATTATTTAGATGTGATGCAGCAGCACCTTTCGCTACTACGCACAGGACAGCCAATTCTCAAGCCAGTTTATAGCCATAAAACTGGGACATTCGAGCCACCCCAATATATCAAGCCCAGTAAATTCGTAATTATTGAAGGATTACTCGGTTATTCTACCCGTGCAGCCCGCGATGCATACGACGTTAAAGTTTACCTTGCGCCTCCCGAACAATTACGTGCCAATTGGAAAATTAAGCGGGATACCCAAAAGCGGGGCTACACGCCTGAACAGGTGTTAGCGGAACTAGAGAAACGTGAACCAGACTCAGAGCAATATATTCGTCCGCAGCGACAATGGTCAGATATCGTTGTAAGTTTCTATCCACCCAGTAAGGAAGCTGATGAAAGCAATGGCCACCTGAATGTGCGCCTAGTACTCCGGCCGACAATTCCACATCCTGATTTTACGCAGATTCTCAACTTAAGCAATGATGATTCTGAATCAGCTATCCGCTTGGGATTAGATAGAGATATGACTAAGCCAGTAGATGTTTTAGAAGTTGATGGTCATGCCACTTTAGAACAGGTGAATAACCTAGAGCATATTATATGTTCCGATATGCCTCATTTAAAGAATATATGCGATCGCGAAAGTAACCCAGAACTAGGCAAAATTGCTGGTACAACAGGAGAAACACTCCAAAGTTACCCGCTGGCTCTCACTCAGCTAATTATTACTTACCATATGCTCAAGGCGACGCAAACATATCAATAACAATTGCAAATTACACATTATCCCTTCAATCAAAATGAAGGGATTTAACTTGTTGGCGTAGTTGCTCACTCGCAGTTCACCTCGAAGTGATGATTTGTTCACACTTTTCTCTGAATAAGACATATCTTACGAATAGGTTATCTCTACTTTCAGAAATAAATGCGATCGCAGTTTATAAAAGTAATGCCTCAATCTTTGCCTGTACTTCTTCAGTTACCTCTACTGGTACAGACTCAACAAACTGAAGAATACGAGCTTTCCAGCCTAAACACTTAATCTGATCTGTGAGAATAACTCCGTAGGTTTTTAGCCCAGAAGGTAAAACTACTTCAAAAGGATATCCCTTCTGATGCTTTGTAATCGGCATAAATAAAGCCAGGGAGCTTTTCTCGTTATATGCATAGGGCGAAATCACAAAAGCAGGTCGATGTCCCTTCTGTTCATACCCTTTAATAGGATCAAAATCTAAAAAAACAATATCTCCCCGACTAGGAATATAAGAATTTGCCTGTGTCACCAAACCTCTTTCCCCACAGCCAGCCCACTATCAACTTCAGCATGGAGATTTTCAGAGGTTATTCCCTTTACAAGCTCATCAAGTGAATATCGCTTGCGCCTCTCTCTAGGTTTCACTACCAGATTTCCATCTACAACGCTAATATCCACTTCGGAGCCTTCAGCTAAATTGATCTCTTTCGCTAAATTTTGTGGGATGCGTACAGCAAGACTATTTCCCCACTTAGCAACAGTTGCAACCATAAGGCATTAATTAATTCAAAGAAATAACTTTCCAAACATCGTATCTGCCAACAGTGTAGATACAATGTTTATACAGAATAACAATTATAGTTAGGATTTAGCAACTCTTGCTAAATAGCCGTATATGAGCGCAAGATGTGTAGACAAGATAAAACTTGCTTAAATTAAAGATTCTGTCAATTAGGATGATTGCGATCGCAAACAAGGGATAACTAAAGATAGTTCCATTTCAGGTAACTATTTAGTGCTTCTATGACCTATTGCCTCAGAATTGCCGATATACCCACAAATGAGCGTCCACGTGAGCGTTTAATGACGCATGGCCCCAAAATTTTAGCTACAGCCGAGTTAATTGCAATTCTCTTAGGCACTGGTCAAGGGCCAGGAAAACTCTCAGCAGTTGGTTTAGGACAATATATCTTGACTGAATTGAGTAAGCATCAGCGAGATCCCCTGGCAGTTCTTCGAGAAGTTACCCCCGCTGAATTGATGCAAATTCCTGGTGTAGGCCCAGCCAAAGCGACGACCATCATGGCAGCAATTGAATTAGGTAAACGCGCCTTTCAATCCCGTCCTTTAGACCGTACAGTAATTGATAGTCCAGTTGTTGCTGCGGCTGCACTGAGTCAAGATTTAATGTGGCAAACACAAGAACGTTTTGCAGTTCTAATGTTAGATGTCAAGAATCGCTTACTGGGTACACAAATAATTACCATTGGCACAGCAACCGAAACCCTAGCCTCTCCCCGTGAAATTTTTCGAGAAGTTATTCGACAAGGAGCAACGCGAGTAATAGTTGCTCACAATCATCCCTCCAGTAATCTAGAACCGAGCCAGCAAGATATCGAATTAACACGCCAGTTATTAGCAGGAGCGCAATTTTTAGATGTCCCGCTGCTAGATCATCTGATTTTGGGCAATGGTAATCACCAAAGTTTGCGAGAAATAACAACATTATGGGATGAGTATCCCCAAGGTGATTAATACAATTTCAGGTGGGGATTAACAAATATTCCCCTTGCCCTATCTCCTCTATTATTGATTGTTATTCTGTATTAGCCATGATAGTATAAAGAGCCTTGGGCGATTAGCACAGTGGTAGCGCACATCCTTCACACGGATGGGGTCACTGGTTCAAATCCAGTATCGCCCATTAATAATTGTCTCAGCGAACAAAAATTAGGGTAGTGTATAAAGTCTGATCAGCAGATGTTATTAAGCCAGAGTTTATCAAAAGTTTTTGGCAGAAAGTAAGCATAACAGAAGATTCTGATGACTGCTGGGAATGGTTATCTGCAAAAAATTCTAAAGGTTATGGCAGAGTAAAAATAGAGTGCTATTTCCTATGGATATCCACGCGCAGCTTGATGATAAGCCTTAAGCTCGACTTTATCCATTTTTTTGACAACGCGATCGCTATCGCTGAAACCACTGTGGGACAGTCTTTTTACTTTTTTGACTTCATCGATGAACTGTGACATATAAAAAGTATTTGCCAAAAAGCCAGGGTTTTTGCCGGATAATAAAACCGAGTTTTTAATTTTGGATAAAGTCGAGTTAAGAGGATGTTTGAAAAGTATTTTTGGTAACATCAAAATCTCCTAAACCTAACCCCCCTAGCCCCCCTTCCCTACGAGGGAATGGGGGTTTCAAAGCCTATCTCCGTTTAGGGGAGAGGTTTGGAGAGGGGTTTATAGTATACTTTGCGACTTTTTAAATAACCTCTAAGTAACCTTTAACTGAAACGCCTGAATAAATTGATAACCAGTAACTAATAACTTGTTTTGTATATTTAAAACTAAAAACTGCTCTTGCTGAGAATAACAGACAAGAGCAGTTTTTAATAGAAATGCCCAGAGCAAAAATTTAGGCATCCTCAAGTTCAAGTTGAGCAACAGTAACAGCGTTAAAGGCGAAAGCCAAAACTAACGGCATTGGAGACTGAAGCAAAAATGTAGAAGCTACAGCTAGGATTGTTCCAATTATTGCTGAGGTTGACCACATCCTTTCTTCAACAGTTAATCCTTTTTGGGCTTTAATCGTTCTGAGAACTTCAACCGGAATTGGTTCAGGCATTACGCATCCGGGAGGGAAAGCCCAGAAGTTATTACGGCGCTCAACAAATAAATCTGTCCAGCCATTTTCATGACACCATGTCTCGATCCATTGAAGTGAGTAATGATTCATCATGGGTATTGTGAATTACGTTGGTTGAATTTGTGTAGTTATTGAATATAAATATTTTGGAGATTCCTGACAAGCCAACTGAACCTTATAAAATTAACGTTAAGTCATGCAATTTTTACGCTTTGGTTCAGCCTTTGAGACGCATTTTAAATTCCGCTCAAACATTGCTTTCCTTAATTAAAAGACTAACAGGCGATCGCACCTGTTTAAATCAAAAGACAATAAACTTTACCTGAAAAAGAGAACATCAAGAGATGTAAAGACCTACGTTAGGACTCGCTGATATATAGCTATGTCATCTACCTTCAAAGTTAAGAAGTGTAAATATGATCGCTTTCTATTTTTTATTCAATCCTTTTAAAATCATAAATTTTTAGGCTGAGCTTATCTCATTATTAATAGAGGCGTATTACCAATACTTAACCATTTAAAAATCATTTACATCTGTAATAGGTAATAACTTTCTGTATTTTGAGTGCGATGCATGACATTACAAAATATTAAGCAGTAGAAAATATAGATTACCCAGATTTCGGGGAAAGGCTGCTAGTAGTAATTTAAAACGATGCCTTCAAGCTAATAGCCAAATGCGATAAGCTGACAATGCAGCGATTGGAAAGCAAATTGGCTATCTATATGTTTTGGCGGCGAGGCTTAGCATTACTTCTGTTAATTATTCTCTTGTGCGTGGCTCATCCTGCACTGGCAGATTGGACACATCCACTGTCATTTAGTAATGCGGAGTTGACAAGACACGATTTTTCTGGCGAAAGCTTGCAAGCTGCGGAGTTTTCTAACGCCAATCTCGAAATGACAAACTTTACAAAAGCTGACTTGCGCGGAACAGTATTCAGTGCTTCAGTGATGACACAAGCAAATCTGCACGGAGCCGATTTAACTAATGCAATGGTGGATCAGGTAAACTTGAAGGGAGCAGATTTGAGCGATGCAGTTTTCAAAGAAGCCCTTTTGCTCCGTGCCATATTTACTGATGTAAACATAGACGGTGCAGATTTCACTGATGCAGTTTTGGATAGGGCGCAAATCAAAGAACTGTGTGAGAAAGCCAGTGGAGTAAATTCTAAAACTGGTATAGAAACTCGTGATTCTCTAGGATGTAAATGAAGCGTGTTGGTGTAATTGGTGGCGGGCAACTTGCCTGGATGATGGGAGATGCAGCACAGAAGCTAGGAGTAGAATTACTAATACAAACTCCTAGTAGAGATGATCCTGCTGTAGCGATCGCCCAAGAAACTATCTTAGCTCCAGTCGATGACGCCAATGCTACAGAAATATTAGCGAAAAAATGTGACGTCATCACCTTTGAAAATGAATTTGTTAATTTAGAAGCTTTATCCTCACTAGCACAACAAGGCATAAGCTTCCGCCCCAGGTTAGAAGCTTTAGCTCCTCTTTTAGATAAATATCATCAGTGCTGCTATTTACGTGATTTGGGATTACCTGTACCTCAATTTTTCGCACTCGACAAACTGGAAAATCTAGAATCCAAAATGGAATATCTCGGTTTTCCCGTAGTCCTCAAATCCCGACGCCACGGTTATGACGGACAAGGTACTTTTATAATTCCTGATTTGGCAACTTTGCAAGAGAAAGCAGGTGTCACCAATAAGGAATTAAGTCAATCACTCTTTTTGTTAGAAGAATTTGTGCCATTTGACAGAGAACTAGCAATAATTGCAGCTCGTTCTGTGGATGGAGAGATTGTAGCTTACCCAGTTGTTGAAACCCAACAAGAACAACAAGTGTGTCGGCGGGTAATCGCGCCAGCTGACATTACACCCAATCAAGCAGCAGAAATAGAAGCGATCGCACACACTCTATTAAATAGCCTACAAGTTGTGGGAGTTTTTGGCATAGAACTATTTCTCACTGCCCAAGGTAAAGTCCTGGTAAATGAAATTGCTCCCCGCACCCACAATTCTGGACATTTCTCGATTGACGCCTGTGAAACGTCTCAGTTTGAGCAGCACCTGAGAGCGGTTTGTGGTTTGCCTTTAGGTAATCCCAGATTGCAGTCTACTGGCGCTGTCATGGTAAACCTTTTGGGTTATGAAAATTCTCACAACGACTATCAAAGTAAACGCCAACAATTAGCAGAGATTCCCCAAGCGCACGTCCATTGGTATGGAAAAACAGAATCACGTCCTGGACGCAAGCTAGGACACGTCACCGTTTTGCTGGACAATCAAAACCAAGATAGTGCAAGTGTTATAACTCAAACCGTAGAAGCTATTTGGTATCCCAGCTAAAATTTCTAGAAACTTTCGATTATTGAACACACAACCTGTTTGAGAAAGCTATAATGAGTTAGTTGCACTACGACGTTGGTGACTGCCATCAAGTTTTTTGATCTATGCCTTTAAAGACAAGGGAGTCAACTGTTCTCGTGGCAGTATACCGGGCATGTACCCGGAAACTTTAAACGAGGAATTAGGTTCCCACCTGGTTTAACCAGGTCATAAACTTAGGTAAAACGGCGTCGCGGTGGACTTAAAATTTTTAGCTCCCAAATTCCTTGAGAATTTGGGAGCTTTAATTATTTAAATAAGTATAAGTTATAAGATAAATAAGAAATTAAAATTTGAAATTTAAGAATAGGTGCTTCCAAACACCAAATCTGTATAACTCGATTCTAATTTAGGTGCCATTCAGAGTTAAAATTACATGATTGCGTTAAATTGTGGTTAAAGCTACAAAAAATTGTCAAAACAACTAACTAATTCCGTGTTTCCAGCCTCGGTTTTTCGACTAGACAATGGTTTAACGTTTATTCATCAAGAGATTCCCACTACCCCTGTAGTTGTGGCGGATGTCTGGGTGCGTGCTGGAGCCACCCTAGAGCCAGAACCGTGGTTCGGTATGGCACACTTTTTGGAACACATGATTTTTAAAGGGACAGCGACGCTACCCCCTGGGATGTTTGATCATAACATTGAAAACAGGGGTGGCGTGAGTAATGCGGCTACGAGTCATGATTATGCTCATTACTCCCTCACTACAGCAGCTCCTTATCTAAAAGACACGCTCCCCCACTTGGGCGAACTGCTACTAAACGCGGCGATTCCAGACGATGAATTTATCCGCGAACGGGACGTAGTACTAGAGGAAATCCGTTCTTGTGAAGACGATTCCGACTGGATAGGATTCCAATCTTTAATTCAAAGCGTTTACCAACACCATCCCTACGGACGTTCGGTGTTGGGTACACAAAAAGAGCTGATGCAGCAGTCACCAGAAGCAATGCGCTGTTTTCACCGCACTCATTACCAACCAGAAAACATGACAGTGGTGATTGTGGGAGGAATTGGCGAACAGCCAGCTTGGGAACTAGTCAATCGCTCATTTGTTGATTTTGCCGAACGTGCTAAATGTCCACAATCTAAAAAAGTCGTAGAGCCAGCAATCAAAGGAATTCGCCGTCAGGAAATTTCTCTACCACGTATAGAGCAGGCGCGACTAATAATGGCGTGGTTAGTACCAGGAGTTGAAGAACTCCGCACTGCTTATGGTATAGATTTGTTGTCGGTGTTATTGGCAGAAGGACGAACCTCACGTTTAGTCAGAGATTTGCGTGAAGATTTGCAATTGGTACAGGGAATTTGTAGTAACTTTTCCTTACAACGGGAATCAAGTTTATTTACAATTACCGCTTGGTTGGAACCAGAAAATCTAGAGCAAGTTGAGTCTTTGATTTGCGCTCATTTGGAGGATTTGCAGACTATAGAAATTAGCGAACAGGAACTTACTCGCACACGTAGACTGTTGTGCAATGACTACTCCTTTTCTACCGAAACGCCGAATCAGCTTACCGGACTTTATGGTTACTACAACACCATCGCTCAAGCTGAAGTAGCCGTCACATATCCCCAGCAGGTTCAGTCATTTAATCCTCAAGAACTGCAACACTTAGCTAAACAATATCTTTCACTACAGGATTACGCGGTTACTGTACTTAAACCTTGTTAGTCATTAGTTATTAGACTTCTTGCATGAAGATTTTTTTGCCTCACGCATACCGCCAAAGGCGGAACTCGGAGAGTAGGCGCAAAGAAGAGCGCAAAAAAACAACTTTTGTAAGAAGTCTATTAGTGAAAGACTAATGACAAATGACCAATGACAAAGGACAAATGACTAATGACAACCTTGCTGCAAAAATCGCCCATCCATCGCACTGTATTGAACAACGGTATTGTAGTGCTGGTGGCAGAAAACCCAGCGGCGGATATAATTGCGGCGCGAATATTTGTGCGTGCTGGAACTTGTTACGAAAACCGGGAACAGGCGGGGTTGTCGCATTTGCTGTCAGCTGTGATGACAAAGGGATGTGGTGGACTTTCGAGCTTGGAAATTGCTGAAAAAATTGAGTCTGTGGGAGCGAGTTTAAGCGCAGATACCTCAAGCGATTATTTTTTGCTCTCTTTCAAGACGGTGACAGCTGATTTTGCGGAAATTTTAGCATTGGCAGGGCAGATTTTGCGATCGCCTACCTTTCCTGAAACCCAAGTAGAACTAGAACGGCGTCTCGCACTACAAGATATTCGCTCACAGAAAGAGCAACCGTTTACTGTCGCCTTTGAGCAGATGCGGCAGGTAATGTATCAAAATCATCCCTATGCTGCATCAGTGCTAGGAGATGAGACAACCATGAACAGCGTAACTCGTGCGGATTTAGTAAAGTATCACGAGACTTATTTTCGTCCAGATAATGTAGTAATAAGTATTGCTGGTCGAGTCACACCAACAGAAGCAGTGGCGTTGGTGATAGAACTTTTCGGTGATTGGCAAGTCCCAACACAAGCACTGCCTACACTCAATTTACCGGAAATTATAGTAGAACCACAATCAAGGCTCAAGCCTCTACATACGCAGCAATCAATCGTGATGTTAGGTTATCTCGGCGCAGCGGTGAATTCTGCTGATTATGCACCACTGAAGTTGCTCTCTACCTATTTAGGTAATGGGCTTTCGAGCCGCTTGTTTGTGGAATTGCGAGAAAAGCGGGGTTTAGCTTATGAAGTATCCGCATTTTACCCAACAAGGCTATTTCCAGCGTCATTTTTGGTTTATATGGGTACAGCAGCAGAAAACACCAGTGTAGGCTTAGAAGGACTGCGGACAGAAGTAGACCTACTCTGTACTACAGAAATATCCGAAAGCGCACTGCAATCTGCGAAAAACAAAATATTGGGGCAGTACGCTTTAGGTAAGCAAACGAACGGACAAATTGCTCAGATATACGGCTGGTATGAAATTTTGGGCTTAGGAATTAATTTTGACCAGGAGTTTCAAGAACTGATTGCAGCTGTAACTGTTAAAGATGCGATCGCCGTAGCTTGTAAGTATTTACAGGAACCTTATTTGTCTTTAGTCGGTCAAGAAGAAGCAATTTCTAGTGCGATCGCATAGCACATTTTTATGCTGAAGGGTTTTCTTTAAGAAACACCCAGAAATTATACGGGTAATTACAATTCCACCAGCTGTTTTTTAGACCAAGCGGCTGTACTATTAGCATCAGAAGATTCCGAGGGGAAATTCCATGAAAGACAGCCTGAGAGCAGGTATCTTGAATTACTTACGAACACTAGATTCAACTGTAAATAGCTGTAAAATGGAAGACGAGCAAAAGAGTTGGTGGACAAAGCGGTCTAAATCTAGCTTGGCGATTCAAATACTTCTGTTCTCCTCTATGCCTCTGCTCATTAGCTGCTTCAATGTAGTATCAATTGCAGCACCACTAAAAATAGCTCAAGTAAATCCCAGTGATGCCATCAAACGCCCTACACTCAAAGTAGGTAGCCAAGGAGAGCGCGTATCTGAACTTCAGGCAGCCTTAAAACTTTTGGGTTTTTACTCAGGCGCAGTAGACGGCGTTTATAGCGAGAATACGGCCAGTGCTGTTTCCCGATTTAAACAAGCAGCCGGTTTGAGTCCTGATGGCATAGTTGATGCTACCACTTGGCAAAGACTTTTCCCTAACCAACCGATAGTCGCGCCAACCATCTCCTCATCAAATACGACAAACTTTCCCGTTCCAACTCAGGCTAGCAACGTTACTAGGACTGTGAATACTAGCCCTACTGCCCCCAGACCTGCTAAAACTCAAGCTGTAAATTCTAGCCCAGAGCCAAGACCTGCTAAACCAAGACAAAATACAACTTCAAGAGTACAGAAAACACCAAATCGTACTGCTGCCTCAACTACTAGTAATCAGCCAATCACACGTACACAGCAAATCCCTGGTGTTCAATACACCTCAGCCGGATTGCCGATTTTGCGTGTAGGAATGCGTAATTCAGAAGTTAATAGGTTACAAGAAAGACTAAAAAAACTTGGTTTCTTGGATGAAGGTATAGATGGAGACTTTGGCCCAACAACAGAGACAGCAGTAAAAGCTTTACAAAAGCGGTATGGTCTAGAGCCTGACGGCGTAGTTGGTGGATCTACCTGGGAGATTCTTTTGCGACGTTAGCCCCAAGAGAGTTAAGCTGATACTAAGTACGGACTATTTTAGACAAAAGTCAGAAAGAACTTTTTTGCGCGGTTTTTCCGTTCATCAGTTCGCAGAGTCAACAGACTTCTGGCATTTAAGTCCGCTACTTGAGAAAATTGTAAATCATACCATTTCAAAAATCTTTGCAACATATCAATCAACTGTAAGGGCGCTACAGCTATCATGCGTGTCAACTTAAGCCTTGGCGAATAGAATTGCCTGCGGCACACTTCGTGAACGCGGCTACACAGGCAAAGTCCCTTCGGGTTCGGGGGTGACGCTCAAGAGCGTCGCTAACGCATACCCTACGGGAAGGCGTTCCGCCTACGACGGAAGCCGCTTTGGCGCTAGCTTCTCCCTTTGGGAGAAGAGCGACCCCCTCACCGCCTGCGCGGACTAATAAAAAACCAAGGTCTTGAAACTGAAACCCACGGAGGTGGGTTTGGTTTATATAGACGCGGTTTATAACCGCCCATTTCGCGTTAAGTTGACACCAATGAATAGCTGTGCGCCCCTACCCATGAATGTATAGCAGCTATTTCGGAAACTATATTACATTTGTAGGATTTTTATAAATTGTGCAATTTTTGAAGAATTTAATTCTCGATACATCCTGGAATACGATAAAGATACCCCAGTTAGAAGTATCACTCAACGCCAGTGCTGAAAAACTACGTGACTTTTGTACTAATACAAGAGGACGGTAATTATAAGAGTCAAACAGGACGTCTTGTCGTGTTACGGATCACAATGGCTCATAGTGAAATTAATTAAACTTACTGCTAATTCCTCTAGAAAAGCTTATGCTACACTTTTTATTAACTTGGCTCGGTACTGCGGTGGCGTTATTAATTACTGCTAATATCGTTCCTGGATTCATTGTCAAGACTTTTGTAGCTGCCCTTGTTGCTGCTCTTGTTGTTGGTTTAGTTAATGCCTTTATCCGCCCAATTTTGCGGATTTTAACGTTTCCGATTACATTACTTACCTTTGGTTTATTTACATTTGTGATCAATGCCTTAGCCCTTTGGCTAGCAAGTGCATTAACTCCTGGCTCTGATTTTCAAATTAGAGGTTTTTTGCCTGCTTTGCTGGGTTCAATTGTGCTAGCGATTGTTTCTAGCATCATCAACTATTTTCTCAGAGTAGTTGATTAAGAAAAATCAACAAAGTAGTGGAATGCAATAGCAAAATATAGGCGTAGTACATACGTCTACGCACCTTGTTTTTAATCTGACTCTTGGGCAACGGCTATCGTCACTGCTCCTGGTTGCCCTTCTAACCGGAAAATTTGTTTAGGAACTAAGAACCTCACACCCAATTCCTTTTTTCCAGCAAAAAAGGAAGCAATTAAAGTCGAGGTAAACTGAGAAGCTGCCAGAATAGCCGCAGCTTCAGCTACGCTAGGTGTAGCCACTTTTGTTTGAGTGATTTTGGCTGGGTTAGGGACAGAGATAGCAGAAAGGATTTCTGAAGAAAAAGTTATCAAGGGCAAATTGCGTAGGCGGCAAAGTTCTATTAAGCCAACTTCCGAGGCTTTAGTGTCAATGGTAGCAATACCTGCGATCGCACTTTCGGCAAGTTGATTTTCTCGAAAAACCTGCCCAATTGCCTTGTCAATCAACTGCTGCGAAGTTCCTCGTTGACAACCAATTCCTACCCAGAGAAGTTGTAATTTTAACTGCACTTGCTGCAATTTCTCGTTCACAACAGAGTTTATACTAAATTTAATTTTTTATTTATTGTTTCTTTTAAGTTACGCAACAATCCCGGAAAATCTTGCTACTCAACGTTTTTCACGTAATCGCTTATGTATGACGTTCAGTATGATACATAAAAAATGATCTTTAGAATACTTTTCTCTCCAAGTAAAAATTATATATTTTGCACATCAAGCACAGTAGGAAAAGCCGAGAGGGAGATAAGGTAAAAAGTACAAGGTAAAAGGCAGATTTACTTCTTCATTTTCGATTCCCTTTATATCCTTGTGGCGCAAGCATTTCGCCTGCTCTTTCTTGGCGTTCCGTTTTTTTTCTTCTCCGTTGCAGCAAGATCACAACAGCTGCGACGGAGTTTTGCTTTTTACACTTCTTCCCTCTAGACTTTCGCTCTTTGATGCTCCTTGGTATTTAAGGTGATAACCTTCATTTAACTATTTGTCAAGATTTTTTTGAAAAAAATAGGTAAATCTTTTGTGAAAAAACTATCTTTTGGCAAAGCAGCAAAAAGTTAAAGTAAATTATCGACAAATCCGAAATGATATAAGTGATTGGGAACTGGGGAAGGAATCTGCCCACAAGAGGTGGGGTTTTGATCAAATCTCAAGAGTCTCTAATACATAAAGGGGGCTTTGTGTTCCCCAATCTCTAATAAGTAATGAATACGCTATAAAAATTTGTCATATTTGTTGTAAGTAAATATGGCTATTCTTGCGCGTCAGCTTTCCTTAAACTCCGCACCACGTTCTTATAACCATTAAATTCTGCAATCATTAAAGCAGTATAGCCACCCTGGTTTTTTAAATTCACATCTGCCCCAGCTTGGAGTAATAGCTGCACAGCTTCGCCGTAACCTGCGGAAGCAGCCCACATCAACGCTGTGGCTGCGGCTGTGTCTTGAGAATTCACATCTGCCCCTTTTGCTAACAGCAGTTGTATTACCTCTATCTGGTTTTTTATTACTGCTTTGGTTAAAGCTGTTTTGCCATCATCCCCTGGGATATTGGGATCAGCACCATATCCTAGCAAAACCTTTACTGTCTGGGTGTGTCCTTGTGATGCCGCTAGTGTTAAAGGTAACTCACCAAGATTTTTCTCATGAATATTCGCTCCAGCACGTAGCAGTGCCTCAACTATTTGGCTGTGTCCCTGCAACGCTGCTACAAGCAGTGGTGTATCACCCAACTGGTTCCTGATTTGCACATCTGCACCCCGGTTAAGTAACACTTCCACTAGATCAACATAGCCTTCTACAACAGCAAGGTGTAGGGCAGTTTCACCATCTTGGTCTTGGTGATTAATCTCAGCGCCCCCATCCAGTAAAGCAGTAGCGATCGCACTGTGTCCAGCTGCCGCTGTTGCTAGTAGGGCAGTTCCACCACCGGAGTTTTTCGCCTTCATGTCAGCCCCTGCGGACAACAATGCTTGCACAACTT
This region of Nostoc sp. UHCC 0302 genomic DNA includes:
- a CDS encoding pitrilysin family protein, whose product is MTTLLQKSPIHRTVLNNGIVVLVAENPAADIIAARIFVRAGTCYENREQAGLSHLLSAVMTKGCGGLSSLEIAEKIESVGASLSADTSSDYFLLSFKTVTADFAEILALAGQILRSPTFPETQVELERRLALQDIRSQKEQPFTVAFEQMRQVMYQNHPYAASVLGDETTMNSVTRADLVKYHETYFRPDNVVISIAGRVTPTEAVALVIELFGDWQVPTQALPTLNLPEIIVEPQSRLKPLHTQQSIVMLGYLGAAVNSADYAPLKLLSTYLGNGLSSRLFVELREKRGLAYEVSAFYPTRLFPASFLVYMGTAAENTSVGLEGLRTEVDLLCTTEISESALQSAKNKILGQYALGKQTNGQIAQIYGWYEILGLGINFDQEFQELIAAVTVKDAIAVACKYLQEPYLSLVGQEEAISSAIA
- a CDS encoding peptidoglycan-binding protein; this translates as MPLLISCFNVVSIAAPLKIAQVNPSDAIKRPTLKVGSQGERVSELQAALKLLGFYSGAVDGVYSENTASAVSRFKQAAGLSPDGIVDATTWQRLFPNQPIVAPTISSSNTTNFPVPTQASNVTRTVNTSPTAPRPAKTQAVNSSPEPRPAKPRQNTTSRVQKTPNRTAASTTSNQPITRTQQIPGVQYTSAGLPILRVGMRNSEVNRLQERLKKLGFLDEGIDGDFGPTTETAVKALQKRYGLEPDGVVGGSTWEILLRR
- a CDS encoding phage holin family protein, with the translated sequence MLHFLLTWLGTAVALLITANIVPGFIVKTFVAALVAALVVGLVNAFIRPILRILTFPITLLTFGLFTFVINALALWLASALTPGSDFQIRGFLPALLGSIVLAIVSSIINYFLRVVD
- a CDS encoding cobalamin biosynthesis protein; amino-acid sequence: MNEKLQQVQLKLQLLWVGIGCQRGTSQQLIDKAIGQVFRENQLAESAIAGIATIDTKASEVGLIELCRLRNLPLITFSSEILSAISVPNPAKITQTKVATPSVAEAAAILAASQFTSTLIASFFAGKKELGVRFLVPKQIFRLEGQPGAVTIAVAQESD
- a CDS encoding ankyrin repeat domain-containing protein — translated: MTENKDTLLLKAAKSGDIKRLCALLAAGANVDASDRNGTTALMFAANLGYTEIVRSLLDAGANINLPRKLYGLTALMLAASANQLDIVQLLVSRGADVNAINEDGSTALMAAVLKGHVDLVRVLLAAGAKVNITDKDDDTALKLAVKQGHIEIIQAIVQSGADVNIPDEEGETPLMVAADLGYLEVVQALLSAGADMKAKNSGGGTALLATAAAGHSAIATALLDGGAEINHQDQDGETALHLAVVEGYVDLVEVLLNRGADVQIRNQLGDTPLLVAALQGHSQIVEALLRAGANIHEKNLGELPLTLAASQGHTQTVKVLLGYGADPNIPGDDGKTALTKAVIKNQIEVIQLLLAKGADVNSQDTAAATALMWAASAGYGEAVQLLLQAGADVNLKNQGGYTALMIAEFNGYKNVVRSLRKADAQE